TCAGAGTAACGCTTTATCTTTTACTCTCAATTACCGATTGGGAAGTACCGACTTTACTCTCCGAATACCTCTGTCGCGAGGCTCTTTCTGACGGATTTGGCAGCTTCCTCGGGTGTGACTCTCTCCTCTGAGACACCGATATCGGGTATCTTTCCGACGACCTCGACACCTGTCATCATCTCAATTTCGCCGGGGTTCGTCCTCTCTGCCGCGTCAGGATTCTCGGGATACGGGTTGAGGACTACCCCCGATATCTCTATGTTCCTTCTCTCGACTGCCTCGACGGTGAGCGCTGTGTGGTTGAGGGTTCCGAGGCTCGGACGTGCGACAATGAGAACGGGGACTCCGAGGTCTTCTATCAGGTCTATTACCTCCTTGCCTTCTACGAGAGGTACCCTCACGCCTCCGACTCCCTCTACGACGGTGAAGCCGTCCTTGGATAACCTCGATACGACGTGTTCGAGTACACTGTCGTAGCCCAGGTCACGTCCCTCTATCTCCGCCGCGACTCTCGGAGCCAAGGGCTCTTCGAGTACCGACGCGCAGACTTCGTCTACGGGGTCGCCCGACGCCGCACTAAGAAACTCGGCGTCGTCACTCCCGCCCGACTCGACGGGCTTTACTGCGTTCACGTCGAATCCCTTGTCTTTCAGGCATCTCGCTATTCCTCCCGCGACTACTGTCTTACCTACTCCTGTGTCGGTTCCTGCTACGAATATCCCGTTCGTGTTCATATCACTCCCACCTCTTTGCCTGCCTCCTCGAACGCGTCCACGACTTTTCGGAGTTCGTCGTGTGTATGGGTCGCCATCGCGCTCACACGTATCCTACTCGTACCTTCGGGGACTGTCGGAGGACGCACTCCGGGGGCGAAGACGCTTCTCTCTTCGAGCTTATCCCCGAGTCTTACTGCAACTTCGGCGTCGCCTACGAGAACCGGGACTATCTGTGACTCACGGCTGAGTATCTCATATCCGATCTCGCTCAGATCCTCTCTCAAGAACTTGACGTTTGACCAGAGGTCTTCTCTCAGATTCTCTCCCTCATCACTCCTTACGAGATTTACTGCCTCACGTGAGACCTCGGCGTCTATCGGGCTGAGACCCGTGCTG
This genomic interval from Candidatus Afararchaeum irisae contains the following:
- the bioD gene encoding dethiobiotin synthase yields the protein MNTNGIFVAGTDTGVGKTVVAGGIARCLKDKGFDVNAVKPVESGGSDDAEFLSAASGDPVDEVCASVLEEPLAPRVAAEIEGRDLGYDSVLEHVVSRLSKDGFTVVEGVGGVRVPLVEGKEVIDLIEDLGVPVLIVARPSLGTLNHTALTVEAVERRNIEISGVVLNPYPENPDAAERTNPGEIEMMTGVEVVGKIPDIGVSEERVTPEEAAKSVRKSLATEVFGE